A region from the Papio anubis isolate 15944 chromosome 6, Panubis1.0, whole genome shotgun sequence genome encodes:
- the HEBP2 gene encoding heme-binding protein 2 isoform X2 — MAEPLQPDPGAAEDAAAQAVETPGWKAPEDAGSQPGSYEIRHYGPAKWVSTSVESMDWDSAIQTGFTRLNSYIQGKNEKEMKIKMTAPVTSYVEPGSGPFSESTITISLYIPSEQQFDPPRPLESDVFIEDRAEMTVFVRSFDGFSSGQKNQEQLLTLASILREDGKVFDEKVYYTAGYNSPFKLLNRNNEVWLIQKNEPSKENE, encoded by the exons ATGGCGGAACCGCTCCAGCCGGACCCCGGGGCGGCCGAGGACGCGGCGGCCCAAGCCGTAGAGACACCGGGCTGGAAGGCCCCGGAGGACGCGGGCTCCCAG CCCGGAAGTTATGAGATCCGACACTATGGACCAGCCAAGTGGGTCAGCACGTCCGTGGAGTCTATGGACTGGGATTCAGCCATCCAGACGGGCTTTACGAGACTGAACAGCTACATTCAAGGCAAAAACGAGAAAG agatgaaaataaagatgacagCTCCAGTGACAAGCTACGTGGAGCCTGGTTCAGGTCCTTTTAGTGAGTCTACTATTACCATTTCCCTGTATATTCCCTCTGAACAGCAATTTGATCCGCCCAGGCCTTTAGAGTCAGATGTCTTCATTGAAGATAGAGCCGAAATGACTGTGTTTGTACG GTCTTTCGATGGATTTTCTAGTGGCCAAAAGAATCAAGAACAACTTCTGACATTAGCAAGCATTTTGAGGGAAGATGGAAAAGTTTTTGATGAGAAGGTTTACTACACTGCAGGCTACAACAGTCCTTTCAAATTGCTTAATAGAAATAATGAAGTGTGGTTGATTCAAAAAAATGAACCCAGCAAAGAAAAcgaatga
- the HEBP2 gene encoding heme-binding protein 2 isoform X1, giving the protein MGVLWRTPEPRRVSAVGDSNAGSAWRAERGCWETEPHLARLRKALPGSYEIRHYGPAKWVSTSVESMDWDSAIQTGFTRLNSYIQGKNEKEMKIKMTAPVTSYVEPGSGPFSESTITISLYIPSEQQFDPPRPLESDVFIEDRAEMTVFVRSFDGFSSGQKNQEQLLTLASILREDGKVFDEKVYYTAGYNSPFKLLNRNNEVWLIQKNEPSKENE; this is encoded by the exons ATGGGGGTCCTCTGGAGGACGCCGGAGCCGCGCCGGGTCTCCGCCGTAGGGGACAGTAACGCGGGGTCGGCCTGGCGGGCTGAGCGCGGGTGTTGGGAAACAGAGCCGCACCTCGCTCGGCTCCGGAAAGCCTTG CCCGGAAGTTATGAGATCCGACACTATGGACCAGCCAAGTGGGTCAGCACGTCCGTGGAGTCTATGGACTGGGATTCAGCCATCCAGACGGGCTTTACGAGACTGAACAGCTACATTCAAGGCAAAAACGAGAAAG agatgaaaataaagatgacagCTCCAGTGACAAGCTACGTGGAGCCTGGTTCAGGTCCTTTTAGTGAGTCTACTATTACCATTTCCCTGTATATTCCCTCTGAACAGCAATTTGATCCGCCCAGGCCTTTAGAGTCAGATGTCTTCATTGAAGATAGAGCCGAAATGACTGTGTTTGTACG GTCTTTCGATGGATTTTCTAGTGGCCAAAAGAATCAAGAACAACTTCTGACATTAGCAAGCATTTTGAGGGAAGATGGAAAAGTTTTTGATGAGAAGGTTTACTACACTGCAGGCTACAACAGTCCTTTCAAATTGCTTAATAGAAATAATGAAGTGTGGTTGATTCAAAAAAATGAACCCAGCAAAGAAAAcgaatga